A genomic region of Arachis hypogaea cultivar Tifrunner chromosome 5, arahy.Tifrunner.gnm2.J5K5, whole genome shotgun sequence contains the following coding sequences:
- the LOC112799761 gene encoding alkane hydroxylase MAH1-like, producing MAILFLIISILLLFSYLVHRRRCCRTPLLIDWPILGMLPQVLSNLCHIHDFVTNVLRRKGGTGEFMGPWFTKMNYMITSDPMNVHHIMSKSFDNYVKGPQFREIFQAFGDGIVASDSETWKYIRTLQHSLFRRKSFETMVEDTIQKKVLNSLLPIFDHAWLHGEVLDLQDVFSRLTFDETCIMVLGYDPKSLSIEFPLVEVEKAFDEIEECIFYRHIVPRSVWKFQEWLQIGEEKKMTKACKVFDQLLYSCIATKRQELNECNKSNGDDLLSSMMMMGEEKGKMVHDDKFLRDAAFNLFVAGRDTITSALTWFFWLVATHPLVEAKILEEIEKVFAAGVGEKHEILGMEDVKKLVYLHGALCEGLRLFPPVPIERKQSLKRDTLPSGHYVNPNSIILLFTYAMGRFKEIWGKDCLEFKPERWISEKGETIHVPSYKFISFNAGPRTCLGKDLSFLQMKMVASTLLRNYRIQVVENHPTIPAHSIVLLMKHGLKVMITKRQF from the coding sequence ATGGCCATATTGTTTCTCATTATATCAATCCTCCTATTATTCTCATATCTTGTTCATCGTAGAAGATGTTGTAGAACACCTCTGTTGATAGATTGGCCAATCCTTGGCATGTTACCACAAGTCCTTAGCAACTTGTGCCATATCCATGATTTTGTAACTAATGTTTTGAGACGAAAAGGTGGCACCGGTGAATTCATGGGGCCATGGTTCACCAAAATgaactatatgatcactagtgacCCCATGAATGTTCATCACATAATGAGCAAAAGCTTTGACAACTATGTCAAGGGTCCCCAGTTTCGCGAGATCTTCCAAGCTTTCGGAGATGGTATTGTGGCTTCAGATTCCGAGACATGGAAATACATTAGGACCTTGCAACATTCCTTGTTCCGGCGAAAGAGTTTCGAGACCATGGTGGAAGATACCATTCAAAAGAAGGTTCTTAATAGCTTGCTTCCGATATTTGATCATGCATGGTTGCATGGAGAGGTTTTGGATCTTCAAGATGTGTTTAGTCGATTAACTTTCGACGAAACATGCATCATGGTTTTGGGTTATGATCCTAAGAGTCTCTCAATTGAGTTTCCATTGGTGGAAGTTGAGAAGGCTTTTGACGAAATTGAGGAGTGCATATTCTATAGACACATAGTTCCAAGAAGTGTTTGGAAGTTTCAAGAATGGCTTCAAATTGGTGAGGAGAAGAAGATGACAAAAGCATGCAAAGTTTTTGACCAACTACTATATTCATGCATTGCAACTAAGCGTCAAGAGTTAAATGAATGCAACAAAAGTAACGGTGATGACTTGCTTAGTTCTATGATGATGATGGGTGAAGAAAAGGGCAAAATGGTCCATGATGATAAGTTTCTAAGAGATGCTGCATTCAATCTTTTTGTAGCTGGAAGAGATACCATAACTTCCGCTCTCACATGGTTCTTTTGGCTTGTTGCTACACACCCATTAGTCGAGGCCAAAATTCTTGAAGAAATCGAAAAAGTTTTTGCTGCTGGTGTTGGAGAAAAACACGAAATTTTAGGGATGGAGGATGTGAAGAAGCTAGTTTACCTACATGGTGCTCTATGTGAAGGTTTGAGGCTATTTCCACCTGTTCCTATTGAACGTAAACAATCATTGAAACGTGACACACTTCCGAGTGGTCATTATGTTAAtccaaattcaattattttgttgTTTACTTATGCAATGGGAAGGTTTAAAGAGATTTGGGGAAAAGATTGCTTGGAGTTCAAGCCAGAGAGATGGATATCTGAAAAAGGAGAAACAATACACGTTCCATCTTATAAGTTTATTAGTTTTAATGCAGGTCCAAGGACATGCTTGGGTAAAGACTTGTCTTTTCTTCAAATGAAAATGGTGGCATCTACTCTTTTGCGCAATTATCGTATACAGGTGGTGGAAAATCATCCTACTATCCCAGCTCATTCCATTGTGCTTCTTATGAAGCATGGCTTGAAGGTTATGATAACAAAAAGACAATTTTAA
- the LOC114927733 gene encoding uncharacterized protein, translating to MPSPAPRWQDYCPNMKDELFKGFLEKHEFASNYDKALARTVWNKTMHDRYPDILKRARDRAFKEANSTSIADIKGHGPKAMKVDVWNGLVDHWLDSKWQNKSVAGQKNRAAMPTHKLHTAGSISFGEHKRRKEAKLKRRVSFLEVYDDVHKKKSGEYVSEVSKEIIDSYGEAISQKYGEDLIDQPEVDPDVWTEVAGTNKKGRVHGLGRSLDIGIHDHRDVLLPENTGVSTVKSVSQTDITEAIKEALPSAINAVLPSVVNEAIQSNLLSLLSKIPGFPQEKNH from the exons ATGCCTTCTCCAGCGCCAAGATGGCAGGATTATTGTCCAAACATGAAGGACGAATTGTTTAAAGGTTTTCTG GAAAAACATGAATTTGCATCGAATTATGATAAGGCTCTGGCAAGAACTGTTTGGAATAAGACAATGCATGACCGCTATCCTgatattttgaaaagagcaaGGGATAGAGCTTTTAAGGAAGCAAACTCTACTAGTATTGCTGATATTAAGGGTCATGGACCTAAAGCAATGAAAGTTGATGTTTGGAATGGCTTAGTTGATCATTGGTTAGATTCAAAGTGGCAAAACAAGTCTGTGGCCGGTCAAAAAAATAGGGCTGCTATGCCTACTCATAAACTACACACTGCAGGGTCTATCAGTTTTGGCGAACACAAGAGAAGAAAG GAAGCTAAGTTGAAGCGTCGTGTATCTTTCCTTGAAGTATATGATGATGTTCATAAGAAAAAAAGTGGAGAATATGTTTCTGAAGTATCCAAGGAAATTATT GACTCATATGGAgaggcaatatcacaaaaatatggagaagatttAATAGATCAACCTGAAGTTGATCCTGATGTGTGGACAGAAGTTGCAGGAACCAACAAGAAAGGACGAGTTCATGGGTTAGGCCGCAGTCTGGATATTGGTATTCATGATCATAGAGATGTGCTATTACCTGAAAATACAGGTGTTTCTACAGTCAAGTCAGTCTCACAAACAGACATCACTGAGGCTATTAAAGAAGCATTGCCTAGTGCTATAAATGCAGTGTTGCCTAGTGTTGTAAATGAAGCTATACAGAGTAATTTACTGTCTCTCCTTTCTAAGATTCCAGGATTCCCCCAAGAGAAGAACCATTAG